A single Ignavibacteriales bacterium DNA region contains:
- a CDS encoding citrate synthase yields MDSAKLTLNGKDYTLPVLVGSEQEVAIDITQLRAQSGAITLDDGYGNTGSCKSAITFIDGDKGILRYRGYPIEELANKSSFIEVAYLLIYGELPGKEQLDQFKHELTHHSLLPEDMKKMFEGFTTTAHPMGVLSSMVASLSTFYPETDYKQEANLNIIRLISKIKTIAAFSYKKSLGQPYIYPRNDLSYTGDLLHMMFAVPSEKYEISPVIEDALDKLLILHADHEQNCSTSTVRMAGSSHANVYATISAGVAALWGPLHGGANQEVIEMLDHIAADNMDYKKYISLAKDKNSGFKLMGFGHRVYKNFDPRAQILKGASDRVLHELGINDPLLEVAKNLERVALEDSYFVERKLYPNVDFYSGIIYKALGIPTNMFTVMFAIGRLPGWLAHWKELRDNPALRIYRPRQVYTGHTNREYVPVEKR; encoded by the coding sequence ATGGATTCAGCAAAATTAACTCTCAATGGCAAGGATTATACCCTGCCGGTGCTGGTCGGAAGCGAACAGGAAGTTGCAATAGATATAACACAGCTCAGAGCGCAGTCAGGTGCTATCACCCTGGATGACGGTTACGGTAACACCGGCTCCTGCAAAAGCGCTATCACCTTTATTGACGGTGACAAGGGAATCCTCCGCTACAGAGGGTATCCTATTGAAGAACTGGCTAATAAATCTTCATTCATTGAAGTTGCATACCTTCTGATTTATGGCGAACTCCCTGGCAAAGAACAGCTTGATCAGTTCAAGCATGAACTTACCCATCACAGCCTTCTGCCGGAAGACATGAAAAAAATGTTCGAGGGCTTTACCACCACGGCGCACCCGATGGGCGTGCTCTCCTCAATGGTGGCATCCCTGTCAACATTTTATCCGGAGACGGATTATAAACAGGAAGCAAACCTCAATATCATCCGCCTCATCTCCAAAATCAAAACCATCGCAGCTTTCTCCTACAAAAAATCCCTCGGCCAGCCTTATATATACCCAAGAAATGATCTGAGCTACACTGGTGATCTTCTGCACATGATGTTCGCCGTGCCCTCAGAAAAATATGAAATTTCGCCGGTAATTGAGGATGCCCTTGACAAGCTGCTTATTCTGCATGCAGATCATGAACAGAATTGCAGCACCTCAACTGTCCGTATGGCTGGAAGTTCGCATGCTAATGTGTATGCAACCATTTCCGCGGGCGTGGCAGCTTTGTGGGGACCGTTGCACGGCGGCGCCAATCAGGAAGTGATCGAAATGCTTGATCATATTGCCGCTGATAATATGGATTATAAGAAATATATTTCCCTGGCAAAAGACAAGAACAGCGGCTTTAAGCTGATGGGCTTCGGACACAGGGTATATAAAAACTTTGATCCGCGCGCCCAGATTCTTAAAGGTGCAAGCGACCGCGTTCTTCATGAACTCGGCATCAATGATCCGCTGCTTGAGGTTGCCAAAAATCTTGAAAGAGTTGCTCTTGAAGATTCTTACTTTGTTGAAAGAAAGCTCTACCCGAATGTTGATTTCTACAGCGGAATCATTTATAAAGCACTCGGCATTCCGACCAATATGTTCACCGTGATGTTTGCAATCGGCCGTTTACCCGGCTGGCTGGCTCACTGGAAAGAACTGCGTGATAATCCGGCACTCAGGATTTACCGTCCGCGCCAGGTTTACACCGGTCACACAAATCGGGAATATGTCCCGGTTGAGAAGAGATAA
- a CDS encoding efflux RND transporter periplasmic adaptor subunit, translated as MKLLRIILPLILLSLFAGCGGDEPANNTASSYYCPMHPEVTSDRPGACPICHMDLVLTSDTKGAEEMLSGDFRLSKDDIIKSNIITAEVSEGSISPALSFSGKIEIPEENIRIVSARFSGRVESMKASSTGLMLNSGSVLFTSYSDEMSRIFAEYRSVRNSGTANAEIIKSLETRLLLKGMTTEQISALKNGASDIFNVMSPYKGVILEKYISEGEYFSEGTRLYKVADLSSVWAVADVYSDALAYIREGTAAEVKNESNGYTARARVSFISPVMDNASRSVKVRVILSNTGSLRANDFVTVKFTASEKTGITVPVNAVVRTGNEDIVWLQTGEETFKPRKVILGQRSGQFYSVVSGLSKGDRIVINGVYLLDSESRLRNFTSVEDLTQIPEPKTETKTVSSAPDKNGDEKAIFLGKTDDVPFNKVCPLLGDEVAKNSPKVKYKGKIWGFCCPGCDKKFMADPAKYSQNVSADGKTYLGIYED; from the coding sequence CTGCCCGATGCATCCGGAGGTTACCTCTGACCGGCCAGGTGCATGCCCCATCTGTCACATGGATCTGGTTCTTACATCAGACACCAAAGGGGCGGAAGAGATGCTTTCAGGAGATTTCAGATTATCTAAAGACGATATCATTAAATCAAATATCATAACCGCTGAAGTTTCTGAGGGAAGTATATCCCCTGCTCTCAGTTTCTCAGGCAAGATTGAAATTCCTGAAGAAAATATTCGCATTGTATCGGCCCGCTTCTCAGGGAGAGTCGAATCTATGAAAGCCTCAAGCACCGGCCTGATGCTTAATTCCGGTTCAGTTTTGTTCACCAGTTACAGTGATGAGATGAGCAGAATATTTGCGGAATACCGATCTGTGCGTAATTCTGGTACCGCAAACGCGGAAATAATAAAATCACTGGAAACTCGCCTGCTGCTCAAAGGAATGACAACCGAACAGATTTCAGCCTTGAAAAACGGAGCATCAGATATTTTTAATGTCATGTCTCCTTATAAAGGTGTCATACTTGAAAAATATATAAGTGAGGGAGAGTACTTCAGTGAAGGCACCCGCCTCTATAAGGTAGCTGACTTGTCATCAGTCTGGGCGGTCGCGGATGTGTATTCTGATGCTCTTGCTTATATCAGAGAGGGCACAGCCGCGGAAGTAAAAAATGAATCAAACGGATATACTGCCCGTGCCAGAGTTTCTTTTATTTCACCTGTTATGGATAATGCAAGCAGATCGGTAAAAGTCAGGGTTATTCTCAGTAATACCGGCTCACTAAGAGCAAATGATTTCGTCACCGTGAAGTTTACCGCATCAGAAAAAACAGGAATCACTGTTCCCGTGAATGCCGTGGTCAGAACCGGAAATGAGGATATTGTCTGGCTGCAGACTGGAGAAGAAACTTTTAAGCCGCGGAAGGTTATTCTTGGTCAGAGGTCCGGCCAGTTCTATTCTGTTGTTTCGGGGCTTTCAAAAGGAGACCGGATTGTTATAAACGGGGTTTACCTGCTTGATTCTGAATCACGTCTGAGGAATTTTACCTCCGTTGAAGATCTGACTCAGATACCGGAACCAAAAACAGAGACGAAAACTGTATCATCAGCCCCGGATAAAAACGGTGATGAAAAAGCAATTTTTCTTGGAAAGACGGACGACGTTCCCTTCAACAAGGTATGTCCTTTGCTCGGTGACGAAGTTGCCAAAAACAGCCCAAAGGTAAAATACAAAGGCAAGATCTGGGGGTTCTGCTGCCCCGGTTGTGATAAAAAGTTTATGGCTGACCCAGCAAAATATAGCCAGAATGTATCCGCAGACGGAAAAACCTATCTGGGTATCTATGAAGACTAA
- a CDS encoding PP2C family protein-serine/threonine phosphatase: protein MADNHRAYNIWKEMNLKVRILLAVSVFLIFSTLGPLSILMDDPLKHISIMHVLIVTISSGGISGSIILFARKKLLLILMTALFMAGNIYALDIEQYFSGKTDAKMFKEQEQHILLNRKEYQEVKNERMLLGTFSVVLLALGYTMFIVTLQREGKQRVRLETEFQVARKIQESLNPGKGMVSGRTEVFGIAMPAQEVGGDFFDYLDCGDGNIFVLAADVSGHGIGSGIIAAMTKSAFYANRDLLDNPAELFSKMNRTLQQITQKSHFVTAAGIYINPASSSAKVITGGHHPVLHYRIAEKTAASYRTQNLALGMQRDFNYVHESISFEQGDYFLLYTDGIIEARNKEGQEFGLARLRTSFSDYSGNPPEIICNAIKSDLHRFTGRDVFDDDITLICVKT, encoded by the coding sequence ATGGCTGACAATCATCGCGCGTATAATATCTGGAAAGAAATGAACCTGAAGGTAAGAATTCTCCTTGCTGTTTCAGTATTCCTGATCTTTTCCACACTGGGGCCGCTGAGCATTTTGATGGATGATCCCCTCAAGCATATATCAATAATGCACGTGCTGATTGTTACCATTAGCTCAGGGGGAATTTCCGGCAGTATCATTCTTTTTGCGAGGAAAAAACTGCTCCTCATCCTGATGACCGCTTTGTTTATGGCAGGTAATATCTATGCACTGGATATCGAACAGTATTTTTCCGGTAAAACGGATGCAAAAATGTTCAAGGAACAGGAGCAGCATATCCTGCTGAACAGAAAAGAGTATCAGGAAGTAAAAAATGAAAGAATGCTTCTTGGCACTTTTTCCGTGGTTCTTCTTGCTTTAGGGTACACTATGTTCATTGTGACACTGCAGAGAGAGGGAAAACAGAGAGTACGGCTTGAAACGGAGTTTCAGGTAGCAAGGAAAATTCAGGAGTCGCTGAATCCCGGCAAAGGAATGGTTTCGGGGAGAACTGAGGTATTCGGAATCGCAATGCCGGCGCAGGAAGTCGGAGGTGATTTCTTTGATTATCTGGACTGCGGTGACGGCAATATCTTTGTTCTGGCGGCTGATGTATCAGGACACGGTATCGGCTCCGGAATTATTGCCGCAATGACAAAAAGTGCATTTTACGCAAACAGGGATTTGCTTGATAATCCTGCAGAATTATTCAGCAAAATGAACAGAACGCTTCAGCAGATTACACAGAAATCTCATTTTGTTACAGCCGCCGGTATATATATCAATCCGGCATCATCATCCGCCAAAGTGATCACCGGCGGGCATCATCCGGTTCTTCATTACCGTATTGCAGAAAAAACTGCAGCAAGTTACCGGACACAGAATCTGGCTCTTGGGATGCAGAGGGATTTCAATTATGTGCATGAGTCCATATCATTTGAACAGGGAGATTATTTCCTTCTCTATACTGACGGCATCATTGAGGCAAGAAACAAGGAGGGGCAGGAGTTTGGACTGGCGAGGCTAAGGACCTCATTCAGTGATTACTCGGGTAATCCTCCCGAGATTATCTGCAATGCCATTAAATCAGATTTACACCGGTTCACCGGGCGTGATGTGTTTGATGATGACATTACGCTGATCTGTGTTAAAACATAA
- a CDS encoding serine hydrolase, with the protein MIFRTLFLFVFVMQINSQDISRLRSLVEDEFRTHKGVFALSYLNISEPGDKLSVNGDTIFHAASTMKTPVMVQVMRDVSEGRLSLEDTLLLKNEFKSIVDGSIYRMDIDEDSGEGLYKFLGQYKTIRELVFEMITVSSNLATNILIDRIDAKRVMATLSELDVEGVTVLRGVEDIPAFRAGLNNTVTADGLAALFTQIYIRKYPDEVLFTEMLSVLKQQKFRDQIPRFLPDNVLVAHKTGSITGVTHDSGLVFLPDGRVYALVLLGKNIENISSAKEMYGRISELVYKHITAK; encoded by the coding sequence ATGATTTTCAGAACACTTTTCCTCTTTGTATTCGTAATGCAGATTAACAGCCAGGATATTTCCAGACTCCGTTCCCTTGTTGAGGATGAATTCAGAACTCATAAAGGTGTGTTTGCCCTTTCCTATCTGAATATATCTGAACCGGGGGATAAACTTTCAGTGAACGGAGATACCATTTTCCATGCTGCAAGTACCATGAAAACCCCTGTTATGGTGCAGGTTATGAGGGATGTCTCAGAAGGAAGGCTCTCTCTTGAAGATACCCTCCTGCTTAAGAATGAGTTCAAGAGCATTGTTGACGGCAGTATTTACCGCATGGATATAGATGAGGACAGCGGGGAGGGACTGTATAAATTTCTCGGGCAGTATAAAACCATCCGTGAACTGGTTTTTGAAATGATTACCGTTTCATCAAATCTTGCGACGAATATTCTTATTGACAGGATTGATGCAAAGCGGGTAATGGCAACTCTTTCCGAACTGGATGTTGAGGGAGTAACGGTGCTGAGAGGTGTTGAGGATATTCCGGCTTTCCGTGCGGGTCTTAATAATACAGTAACTGCTGACGGTCTGGCGGCGCTCTTTACGCAGATATATATCAGGAAATACCCCGATGAGGTGTTATTCACGGAGATGTTATCCGTGCTGAAGCAGCAGAAGTTCAGGGACCAGATTCCCAGATTCCTGCCTGATAATGTTTTAGTCGCTCACAAGACAGGATCAATTACCGGAGTTACTCATGACTCAGGTCTTGTCTTCCTACCTGATGGAAGAGTGTATGCTCTGGTATTGCTAGGGAAGAACATTGAAAATATCAGCAGTGCTAAAGAGATGTACGGCAGAATTTCAGAATTAGTATATAAACATATCACCGCAAAATAA
- a CDS encoding VOC family protein, translating to MSNQVIGHVEIPSPDFSVSSAFYKKVFDWEFREFGKGYMLFNTHKGMTIGLRSVESVVSGNTTVFHIHVDEVEKYCDLAEMAGGRVFKSKSTIPVYGWYALIEDPHGNKIGLFQSPK from the coding sequence ATGTCAAATCAGGTAATCGGGCATGTTGAAATTCCCAGCCCGGATTTTTCTGTTTCTTCAGCATTTTATAAAAAAGTATTCGATTGGGAGTTCCGCGAGTTCGGAAAGGGATATATGCTCTTTAACACTCATAAGGGAATGACCATCGGTCTCAGAAGTGTGGAATCTGTGGTATCAGGAAACACCACGGTATTCCATATCCATGTGGACGAAGTTGAAAAGTATTGCGATCTTGCGGAAATGGCAGGAGGCAGAGTTTTTAAGTCAAAGTCAACTATCCCCGTTTACGGATGGTATGCTCTCATTGAAGACCCCCATGGCAATAAAATCGGACTATTCCAGTCCCCCAAATAG
- a CDS encoding ATP-dependent 6-phosphofructokinase, with protein MTTNAPIKKIAINTGGGDAPGLNAVIKAATISALNKGWEVVGIKEGYNGLFLPEKFPEGGLINLTYDVVADITGLGGTILGTTNRGNPLRFPMKAANGTIVEVDRSDEIMAAFKRNNIDALIAIGGDGSLSMANVFAKKGLRVVGVPKTIDNDLDKTVITFGFDTALSFSTECIDRLHSTAKSHSRILVVEVMGRYAGWIGLESGISGSADVILIPEIPYDINKVAEHLNNKFRTTDKNYAIVVVAEGAVPAGGSVSVLEKEAGKAERLGGAAERIAAQLKPLVENEIRTVILGHLLRGGSPTTFDRLLSLRFGAAAVRALVEGQNGVMVALAPPKVNYVPLDEISNKMKLVRKDSDIILTARDLGICFGD; from the coding sequence ATGACTACTAACGCTCCCATTAAAAAGATTGCCATAAACACCGGCGGCGGCGATGCCCCTGGCCTTAACGCTGTTATTAAAGCTGCTACAATTTCTGCTCTGAATAAGGGGTGGGAAGTAGTAGGCATCAAAGAAGGCTATAATGGTTTATTCCTTCCTGAAAAGTTTCCGGAAGGCGGACTGATCAATCTGACCTATGATGTTGTTGCCGATATTACCGGACTCGGCGGTACCATCCTCGGAACCACGAACAGAGGGAACCCGCTCCGCTTCCCTATGAAAGCTGCAAACGGCACCATCGTGGAGGTTGACCGCTCTGACGAAATTATGGCCGCCTTCAAACGAAACAATATTGATGCACTCATTGCAATTGGCGGAGACGGCTCACTTAGCATGGCAAATGTTTTTGCTAAGAAAGGCCTGCGGGTGGTAGGTGTTCCAAAAACCATTGATAATGACCTTGATAAAACCGTCATCACCTTCGGTTTTGACACTGCCCTTTCTTTCTCAACTGAATGTATTGACCGACTTCACTCGACCGCTAAATCTCACAGCAGAATTCTTGTGGTTGAAGTAATGGGAAGATACGCCGGTTGGATCGGGCTTGAGTCGGGTATCTCCGGCTCTGCGGATGTTATTCTGATACCAGAAATCCCTTATGATATTAATAAGGTGGCGGAACACCTCAACAATAAATTCAGGACAACTGATAAAAACTATGCAATAGTAGTTGTTGCTGAAGGAGCTGTACCGGCAGGCGGATCAGTTTCCGTGCTTGAAAAAGAGGCAGGGAAAGCTGAACGGCTTGGAGGCGCCGCGGAGCGAATTGCTGCTCAGCTCAAACCCCTTGTTGAAAATGAAATTAGAACGGTAATCCTCGGTCATCTCCTTCGCGGAGGAAGCCCGACAACATTCGACCGGCTTCTCTCTCTCAGATTCGGCGCTGCGGCAGTCCGCGCGCTCGTTGAAGGACAGAATGGAGTGATGGTTGCTCTGGCACCACCCAAAGTGAATTATGTCCCTCTGGATGAAATTTCGAATAAAATGAAATTAGTGAGAAAGGATTCTGACATCATTCTGACCGCGAGAGATCTGGGTATCTGTTTCGGAGACTGA
- a CDS encoding endonuclease → MRKHTNKTQKIIRSLQLIIVLITLLGVKTNGQIIVSQSAMNFGKVQIKSVSARNVQIKNMSMLPVSVSLNFGKGSGFSVSQEEFFLGIYDSVQVLVTFSPAQNISYRNTLFITTAETGLSVPVTLRGEGGALSQYDAATFDKWDNALKTALNGLVINHTSLGYNTGRDRMYENIDKQPGDTIECVYTGIKIQAATRTIAQNQGFDTEHTWPQGTFSQAEPMRSDIFHLYPTNSSANNTRGNYPFGKVVSGINWQVGGSKRGLDYRNVIVFEPRDVHKGDAARAMFYFITRYQNYQNYMDTVQENVLKEWSKFDTVSATEAARNTKIASYQGKRNPLIDHPEFIDRIASFVNTSLTTPQKPAALLSADSLHLRYEWVGEQGDSSTLWLYLANVSRGSLTYQTSSLNSEVFRVYTNDNTVGFGEVDSLLIVFAPAVQGYYQTELLISTNDGIFRVPVRGTAVSGSAAEPGLNAGKDFKIIGSYPNPFNGSAALRYHIYTAGEVTAKLYTLNGEKVKDLFAGEMTAGEHTLRIEMSGMPSGIYFVRLQSGQKSESLPIHYMK, encoded by the coding sequence TTGAGAAAACATACAAATAAAACGCAAAAGATAATCAGAAGCCTCCAATTAATCATCGTCTTAATCACCCTCCTTGGGGTAAAAACGAACGGACAAATTATTGTATCACAGTCTGCAATGAATTTCGGCAAAGTGCAGATAAAGTCGGTAAGCGCAAGAAATGTGCAGATTAAAAATATGTCCATGCTGCCGGTTTCCGTTAGTCTGAATTTTGGAAAGGGCTCAGGATTTTCTGTATCTCAGGAGGAGTTCTTTTTGGGTATTTATGATTCAGTGCAGGTGTTGGTCACGTTTAGTCCGGCACAAAATATAAGCTACCGTAATACACTTTTTATAACCACTGCTGAGACGGGGCTATCAGTACCGGTCACTCTTCGGGGTGAGGGGGGTGCGCTTTCTCAGTATGATGCTGCAACATTTGATAAATGGGATAATGCACTTAAAACCGCTCTAAACGGACTGGTGATTAATCATACGTCGCTTGGCTATAACACCGGTCGGGACAGGATGTATGAAAATATTGATAAACAGCCCGGTGATACCATAGAGTGTGTTTATACCGGAATTAAAATTCAGGCAGCCACTCGTACCATCGCGCAGAATCAGGGTTTTGATACCGAGCATACCTGGCCTCAGGGTACTTTCAGTCAGGCAGAACCGATGCGCTCAGATATTTTTCACCTCTACCCGACAAACAGTTCGGCAAATAACACAAGAGGCAATTATCCATTTGGTAAAGTGGTTTCAGGTATAAACTGGCAGGTGGGCGGTAGCAAAAGGGGACTCGATTACCGTAATGTGATTGTATTTGAACCCCGTGATGTTCATAAAGGGGATGCAGCACGGGCAATGTTTTACTTCATCACACGATATCAGAATTACCAGAATTATATGGATACGGTGCAGGAAAATGTTCTCAAGGAGTGGAGCAAGTTCGATACGGTATCGGCAACGGAAGCAGCAAGAAATACGAAAATTGCATCGTATCAGGGGAAACGTAATCCGCTGATAGATCACCCTGAGTTTATTGACCGGATTGCATCATTCGTTAATACATCGCTTACCACACCTCAGAAACCGGCTGCGCTGCTTTCCGCTGACAGTCTGCATCTGCGTTATGAATGGGTTGGAGAACAGGGAGACAGTTCAACTCTGTGGCTTTACCTTGCGAATGTTTCAAGAGGCTCGCTTACATACCAGACAAGTTCACTTAACTCTGAAGTATTCCGGGTTTATACAAACGATAATACGGTCGGATTCGGTGAAGTGGATTCTCTTCTTATTGTGTTCGCTCCTGCCGTACAGGGTTATTATCAGACGGAACTGCTTATTTCCACAAATGATGGTATTTTCAGAGTACCGGTAAGGGGAACTGCTGTATCGGGAAGTGCCGCAGAACCCGGACTGAATGCCGGGAAAGATTTCAAAATAATCGGCAGCTACCCGAATCCATTTAACGGAAGTGCCGCGCTCAGGTACCATATATATACAGCCGGCGAGGTAACAGCAAAACTCTATACCCTGAACGGTGAGAAGGTGAAAGATCTCTTTGCGGGAGAGATGACGGCAGGGGAGCACACTCTGCGGATAGAAATGTCAGGTATGCCGAGCGGTATTTATTTTGTCAGACTGCAGAGCGGGCAGAAGTCAGAATCGCTCCCAATCCACTATATGAAATGA
- a CDS encoding MFS transporter, whose amino-acid sequence MIFYKNKRKRDIMYFGRYENQNLSKTTAGVPVRETWRRNLTTLWLTQFFAMVGLSAVVPFLPLFIRELGVQNQQEAVTWSGLVFAAPFFVTIFITPFWGAVGDKYGMRIMVIRAVIGLGIAQILMAYAQSVEQLFFFRILQGALSGFYPSAMTLIASNTPEEKQGYALGAFQSANTSGNIFGPVIGGFLSVIIGFRSVFVASAIISFMMAIVLYYTLKEEVRVPPKTPRFKYLDYWKFALTSRSLMLLLTLIFLASFGVAFIRPLFVFFIETMVSDSKTLPGTTGALYSLIGIFSAFSSFWFGKRIDTHGSRQVLFVGTILTGTMYIAHFFVTSVYLLIPVRILLGLGYGVILPALFTGISHSSPPEKKGGLMGIASSAQTLGNMLAPLLSGVIASLFSVRASFIFAGVVFLLMLPFAQMQERIKENQ is encoded by the coding sequence GTGATATTTTACAAGAACAAACGGAAGCGGGATATTATGTATTTTGGCAGATATGAAAATCAGAATCTCAGCAAAACCACTGCAGGGGTGCCGGTGAGGGAAACCTGGAGGCGCAACCTCACCACGTTATGGCTGACGCAGTTTTTTGCGATGGTCGGGCTTAGTGCAGTTGTTCCTTTCCTCCCCCTGTTCATCAGGGAGTTGGGTGTGCAGAACCAGCAGGAAGCGGTTACCTGGAGCGGTCTGGTATTCGCAGCGCCTTTTTTCGTAACAATTTTCATCACTCCTTTCTGGGGTGCCGTTGGGGATAAATACGGAATGCGGATCATGGTGATCCGTGCTGTTATCGGTCTGGGCATTGCTCAGATTCTTATGGCGTACGCTCAATCAGTTGAGCAGCTTTTTTTCTTCCGCATCCTTCAGGGCGCATTAAGCGGCTTCTATCCCTCTGCCATGACCCTGATTGCCTCCAATACTCCAGAGGAAAAACAGGGATATGCACTCGGAGCCTTTCAGTCAGCCAATACTTCAGGAAATATTTTCGGTCCGGTCATCGGCGGTTTTCTTTCAGTCATTATTGGATTCCGGTCGGTCTTTGTTGCAAGTGCCATCATCAGTTTCATGATGGCGATTGTGCTCTATTACACTTTGAAAGAGGAAGTGCGGGTACCGCCCAAAACACCCCGTTTCAAGTACCTTGATTACTGGAAGTTTGCTCTCACCTCCCGGTCGCTTATGCTTCTGCTCACGCTGATATTTCTTGCCTCTTTTGGCGTGGCATTCATACGGCCGTTATTCGTTTTTTTTATCGAAACAATGGTCTCGGACAGTAAGACACTACCTGGAACAACCGGCGCGCTGTATAGTCTGATTGGCATTTTTTCCGCTTTCTCTTCCTTCTGGTTCGGAAAAAGAATTGACACTCATGGCTCCCGGCAGGTGCTCTTTGTCGGGACTATCCTGACCGGTACCATGTATATCGCTCATTTCTTTGTGACTTCGGTTTATCTATTGATACCCGTCCGGATACTTCTTGGCCTCGGTTACGGCGTGATTCTCCCCGCGCTTTTCACAGGGATAAGTCATTCCTCCCCTCCTGAAAAGAAAGGAGGGCTTATGGGTATTGCATCAAGCGCTCAGACTCTGGGGAATATGCTCGCTCCCCTGCTTTCCGGTGTCATTGCTTCATTGTTCAGTGTGAGGGCCTCCTTTATTTTTGCCGGTGTGGTGTTTCTTCTGATGCTCCCCTTTGCTCAAATGCAGGAAAGAATTAAAGAAAACCAATAG
- a CDS encoding YHS domain-containing protein, giving the protein MGDEVDPEVKTVTYNGKVYGFCCKGCIKKFSNNPEKYAAKLSEDGTKLIEPEKK; this is encoded by the coding sequence ATGGGAGATGAAGTGGACCCTGAAGTAAAAACCGTTACCTATAACGGCAAAGTTTATGGATTCTGCTGCAAAGGCTGCATTAAAAAATTCAGCAATAACCCAGAAAAATATGCGGCTAAGCTTTCTGAAGACGGAACAAAACTTATTGAGCCTGAAAAGAAGTAA